A region of the Stutzerimonas stutzeri genome:
GACCAGCCGATACGCTGCGACAATGCCTCAAGGGCAGCCATGCCAATCAACGAGTTGCCTGCGGCATTGAGCTCCGGTGACCAGACGCAGACGGTGAAACGCCCTGGCACAACCGCAACGATACCTCCGCCAACCCCGCTCTTGCCGGGCAGCCCGACCCGATAAGCGAAGTTGCCGGCCTCGTCGTACAGGCCGCTGGTGGCCATGATGGCGTTGACCTGCTTGCTCTGACGCGGAGAAAGCACCACCTCGTCGCTCTGCGGGCAGACGCCATCACGAGCGAGAAAGGCAAACGCGCGGGCAAGGTCGACGCAGTTCATGCGTAGCGCACAGTGGTGAAAATAACTGCGCAAAACCGCTTCGACATCGTTGTGGAAGTTGCCGAAGGACTGCATCAGATACGCCATCGCCGCATTGCGTGCCCTGTGCTGGTACTCCGATTCCGCAACCCGACTGTCGGAGACGATCAGCGGATTGCCCGACAGATGCCGAACCAAATCACGCATCGACAGCGCAGGCACCGCGAAGCGCGACTGATTGATATCGCAGATCACCAACGCACCGGCGTTGATGAACGGATTGCGCGGTCGGCCACGCTCGAATTCCAGCTGCACCAGCGAGTTGAACGGCTGCCCGGAAGGCTCATGCCCCAACCGCTCCCAGAGGGTCTCGCCACCATGCTGAATTGCCTGCACCAGGCTGAACACCTTGGAAATGCTCTGGATCGAGAACGGTGTCGTGGCATCGCCGGCCTGGTAGAGCTCGCCATCAGCACTGCAGACCGCGATGCCCAGCTGATCGGCCGGAACGTCCGCCAGCGCGGGGATGTAATCCGCCACCTTGCCCCGACCGAGCAACGGTCGGACCTCATCGAGGATTTCGCTCAACAGGTTTTGCATGCAAGTCCCATGGAAGAGTAAGTCGGGCGCTGCGCCGTAGGCTACTAGACGCCGGTCAGAGCGCGTCCATCACAGTCAACGCCAGGCCCGGCGCAGATTTTCCAGAGCGTGGCCGATCTGCAGCTCGTCGATGCCGGCAAAGCCCAACACCAGACCGGCGCGAACAGGCCCGGGAGGCAGGCAATAGTCGCTCAAGGCACTCAGTTCGATGCCAATCGCGGCCGTCTTATCCAGCAGCTCGCGTTCACGGGCCAAACTCGGCAACGGCACGCAAACATGCAATCCCGAATGAATCGGCGGCAGCATCACTCCGGCTTCCTTGGCGGGCCAGTTCCGCAGCAAAGCATCGCGACGCGAGCGCGCGGCCTGGCGCATGCGCCGGATATGCCGCTGGAAGTGGCCGCGGGCGATAAACTCGGCGAGCACCGCTTGAGTACCGACTTCCGAATGGCGCATGGCAAGGGTACGTAACTGCGCCAGCGGCTCGACCAATGCCGGCGGCACAACGAGATAGCCCAGTCGTAATGCTGGAAACAGCACCTTGGAAAAGGTACCGACGTAAAGCACTCGGCCCTGCCGGTCCAGCGACGCCAGCGGCGCAAGCGGCGCAAGCGGGGCGCCGCTATAGCGGTACTCGCCGTCGTAGTCGTCCTCGATGATCCAGGCGTCTTCACGTTCGGCCCAGTCGAGCAGCTCCAGACGGCGTGCCAGCGACAGGGTTACACCACTGGGGTATTGGTGCGACGGCGTCACATAGACCAGCCGGCAATCGTGCAGCGCTGCCAGCTGGCGGGTATCAAGCCCGTCCTCATCCACCGCCACCCCACGCAGGCACGCACCGGCAACGGCGAAGGTCTGCGCGGCAGCGCGGTAGCAGGGGTTTTCCACTGCCACGCTATCGCCGGCTTGCAACAGCAGCTGGGTGCAGAGGCTGATGGCCTGCTGCGCACCGCTGGTGATCACCACTTGTTCGGGCGAACAGCGCAGGCCACGCCCGTTACGCAGGTAGGCCGCGACCATCTCGCGCAGGCGCGGATCGCCGGCCGGGTCACCGTAGCCCAACTGATCGAGTGAGGACGCCCGCCAGAACTGCGCCTGCAGGCGCGACCAGATGTCGAATGGGAACAAATCAAGCGCTGGCAAACCTAGGCGGAATGCCCGGGGTGGGCCCGCTGGCGGTGCGCCAGGACCGTACGCCTGCAAGCGCGCCTGTAACCATTCGGGGGCACGCGCCTGCAACACCGGCGGCGTGGAGGCAGGCACGCCACTGCCCAGCTCAGCAACGTAGGTGCCGTCACCAATACGCCCTTCCACATAGCCTTCGGCATATAGCTGGTCATAGGCGCGCACCACGGTATTGCGCGACACGCCGAGCGTCTCAGCCAGTTCGCGACTGGCAGGCAAGCGCATGCGGCTGGCCATGCGGCCGTCGAGAATGCGCTCGCGCAACGCGTGGTACAGCTGGCGAGCCAGGCCTTTGCGCGGATCGAGGTGGAAACCGGCAGGGTCGAGCGGTAAAGGCGGCTTACTGGTCACGGCGACGGCCTGGTTGGGCAAAGCACCAGCCTAAATTGGCTCTATGCAAAAGACCATAAATGGCTCTTACAAAGGACCAATACCGCACTTAGCATCACCTTATTACCTCAGAGACCAAGCCATGTATTCGCCCACCTCCTTTCGCGTCGTTGACCTGGCTCAGCTGCACGATCTCATCGACCAATCACCGCTGGCGACACTGGTTACCGCCGGCGAACAGGGACTGCTCGCCAGTCACCTGCCCGTGCTACTGGAACGCCACGCGGAAAATCGGGGCACGCTGCATGGGCACTTCGCTCGCGCCAACCCGCAGTGGCGTGATCTCGCGCAGGGCGCGGAGGTATTGGCAGTGTTCAACGGCGCCTCGGCTTATGTCAGCCCCGGGTATTACCCGAGCAAGGCCCGCGATCACAAGGCGGTGCCGACTTGGAACTACGTCGCCGTGCATGCCTGGGGCACGGCCGAGATGTTCGACGAACCGTCGCGCCTTCGCGAACTGGTCGCCAAGCTAAGCGACCATCACGAGAGAGACCAGCCGCACCCCTGGTCGCTGGATGACGCGCCCGCCGACTACCTGGACGCCATGCTGCGCGCCATCGTCGGGTTTTCCCTACCCATCGAACGCATCGAAGGCAAATGGAAGCTCAGCCAGAATCAACCCTCGGATAACCGCACAGGGGTCCGCGATGCGCTGGCAGCTAGCCCACTGACGAGTGCCAACCAAGTCGCGCAGCTGATGAACAACGCGCGCTGACAGCAACTCAGACGAAGGAGTCGCCTAATGCCCAGCCTCGAAATTCGCTCGGTCACCACCGCCGACCACACTGCCTGGCTAGCACTCTGGCAGGCCTATCTACGCTTCTATGAAAGTGAGCTGCCGACGGAAATCACCACCAACACCTGGGAGCGTTTTCTCGACCGCCATTGTTCGGTATGACCGGGACGGCAAATGCCCGGTGAATAGCGGCCCGGGCCGCTCCGGGCACGCCCATCCGGTCGACTTAGAACTTCTCCGGCCGCAGTACTTCGACCTCGGACAGGTAGCAGACCATGGCGAAGTGCTCGTAATAGCGTGCCTGCAGATGCTCAGCGATACGCTCGGCGATCTCGCGGCTACAGATCACCTCCACGCGGATATTGCCATCAGTGTCCCAGCCGGCACTGCGCACGCCGCGGCTACCGCTGCCGCGCGCGTCCGACAGCGTCCAGCCTGGCGCGCCGAGGGTTTTCAGGTCGCCGACCAGCTTGTGCTCCAGTGCTGCCTCGCAGATCACGGTCAGCAGCGTACGGTTATGCGCGTTCATCTCAGAACCCCCAGGCGATCAGCCGCTCGGCGAAGGCCAGGTAGAGCGGTATGCCGATCAGAATATTGAACGGAAAGGTGATGCCCAGCGATGCGGTGAGGGACAGCGACGGATTGGCCTCCGGCACCGCCAGACGCATCGCCGCGGGCACCGCGATGTAGGACGCACTTGCCGCCAGGGTCGCGAGCATCGCCGTGCCGCCCAGCGACAGGCCCATGAAGCGCGCCAGCATGGCGCCAATCAACGCGCCGATCAGCGGCATGATCAGGGCGAACGCGGCGAGCTTGATCCCGTAGCGCTTGAGCGAACCCAGCTGACCGGAGGCAATCAGGCCCATCTCCAGCAGGAAGAACGCCAGTACCGGTTTGAACATGCTGGTGTAGAGCGGCTCGAGCGGCTTGATCGCCTCCTTGCCGGCGATCGCGCCAATCAGCAGGCCACCGAGCAGCAGCATGATGCTCTTGCCGAGGAAGATCTCGCGGCCGAGCTCCTTCCAATCGGTATCACGCGACACACCCTTGGCCAGCAGGATGCCGACCAGGATCGCCGGGATTTCGAGAATCGCCACGAATAGCGGCATATAGCTCTCGAAGAAGATTTCCCGCGCGGCAAGATAAGCCACCACTACGGCGAACGTACCCGCGCTCACCGAACCGTAGTGCGCCGCCACCGCAGCCGCATTCACGCGGTCGAAGCGCAGGCCGCGCAACAGGACGAAGGCCAGGATCGGCAGCAACACGCCCAGCGCCAGCACCAGCAGCGACTGACCCAGCAACGCCGCACTGGCCTGCTCGGCCAGCTCTACGCCGCCATGCAGACCGATTGCCAACAACAACACGATGGAAAGCGTTTCATACAGTGCCGGTGGCAGCTTCAGCTCACTTTTCACCAGCCCGGCGAACAGGCCGAAGACGAAGAACAGCACTACTGGGTCGATACCCATCTACATTCTCCACAGCATGGAAGGTGTACCACTCCCTGGCAGACATGGACCTGAAAAAAAGGAGCCGCTTGGGCTCCAAAGGGGACACTTTGCCCAGCACGCGATAGCCATTGAGCCCGCCCGCACTGTTTTTGCAGCATAGCCCGCCCTGCGCGTAACCCGAACCGGCGTGACGTGATACCACGTCACGCCGCCCATATTCAGCCCTCGATCTCTATCAAGACATCGCCCGGGTTCACCCGGTCACCTTTGGCGACATGAACCGCTTTTACGGTTCCGCCCATGGGCGCCTGGATCTCGGTTTCCATCTTCATCGCTTCGCTGATTAGCACGGCCTGGCCGGCTTTGACCACATCGCCCTCCTTGACCAGCACATCGACCACGTTGCCCGGCATGCTGGTACTCACATCGCCCGGTCCGCTGGCCTGCTTGCGTTGGCTGCCGCTACTGCCGCCGACGAAATTGTTCAGCGGCTCGAATACCACTTCTTCCGGCATGCCATCGATAGAGAGGAAGAAGTGCCGCTTGCCTTCGCCCTTGACGCCCACGCCGGTGATGTCGACGCGGTAGGTCTCACCGTGCACATCGATGACGAATTCGGTCGGCACGCCCTGCCCGCCCGCGGCGGTCGCCGTGCTGCCGTCAGGAATCGGCAGCAAGGTCTCGGGCACCAGCGTGCCGGCCTCGCGCTCCTCGAAGAATTTGCGGCCGATGTCGGGGAACATGGCATAAGTCAGCACGTCTTCTTCGGACGTGGCCAGCGCGCCGATTTCGCGCCGCAACTTATCCAACTCGGGCTTGATCAGGTCCGCCGGGCGCACCTCGATGAGCTCTTCCCCGCCGATCGCCTGGCGCTGTAGCTTGGCGTCGATGGTGCCCGGTGCCTTGCCATAGCCGCCCTGCAGGTAGAGCTTCACCTCGTTGGTGATGGTCTTGTAACGCTCGCCGGCCAGCACGTTGAAGAACGCCTGGGTGCCAACGATCTGCGAGGTGGGCGTGACCAGCGGCGGGTAGCCCAGGTCCTTGCGCACGCGCGGGATCTCGGCCAGCACTTCGTCCATGCGGTTTAGCGCGCCCTGCTCCTTGAGCTGGTTGGCGAGGTTGGAAATCATCCCGCCCGGCACCTGATTGACCTGCACGCGGGTATCGACGCCGGTGAAGTCGCTCTCGAACTGGTGGTACTTCTTGCGCACCGCATAGAAGTACAGCCCGATCTCCTGGATCAGTTCCAGATCGAGGCCGGTGTCGTAGGGCGTGCCGCGCAGCGCGGCGACCATGGACTCGGTGCCGGGGTGGCTGGTGCCCCAGGCCATGGACGAGATCGCGGTGTCGATGTGGTCGGCGCCATTCTCGATGGCTTTGAGCTGACACATGCTGGCCACGCCCGCAGTGTCGTGGGAATGGATGAACACCGGCAGATCGATCTCGGCCTTCAGCGCACGGACCAGATCACCGGTGGCAAACGGCGTCAGCAACCCGGCCATGTCCTTGATCGCGATGGAGTCGACGCCCATGTCACGCATCGCCCGGCCCTGCTCGACGAACAACTCGACGGTGTGCACCGGACTGGTGGTGTAGGCGATGGTGCCCTGCGCGTGCTTGCCGGTCTTTTTCACCGCACGTATGGCGGTTTCCAGGTTCCGCACATCGTTCATCGCATCGAAGATGCGGAACACGTCGATACCGTTTTCCGCCGCCTTGGCGCAGAAGGCTTCGACCACGTCATCGGCGTAGTGCCGATAGCCCAGCAGGTTCTGCCCGCGCAATAGCATCTGCAAGCGGGTATTGGGCAGCGCCGCCTTGAGCTGGCGCAGACGCTCCCAGGGATCCTCTTTCAAGAAGCGCACGCAGGCGTCGAATGTCGCACCGCCCCAGACTTCCAGTGACCAGTACCCGACGCGGTCGAGCTTGTCGCAGATCGGCAGCATATCCTCGGTGCGCATGCGGGTGGCCAGCAGCGACTGGTGAGCATCACGCAGGATGGTGTCGGTAACGGTGATTTTCTTCTGAGCAGTCATGGTTCGTTCCTCACAGTCCTGCGTGGGCGGCGATGGCGGCAGCGATGGCCAGGGCCAGCTCGCCCGGCTTGCGTTTGATCGAGTAGTTCAGCAATTCCGGATGGTTGTCGACGAAGCTGGTGTTGAACTGCCCGCTGCGGAAATCCGGGTTGGCGAGAATCTGCTGATAGTAGGTGGCGGTGGTCTTCACGCCCTGCACGCGCATGTCGTCCAGTGCGCGCGAACCGCGGGCGAGCGCCTCCTCCCAGGTCAACGCCCATACGATCAGCTTCAGGCACATGGAGTCGTAGTACGGCGGGATGGTGTAGCCGGTGTAGATCGCCGTATCGGTACGCACACCGGGGCCGCCGGGGGCGTAGTAACGGGTGATCTTGCCGAAGCAGGGCAGGAAGTTGTTGCGAGGCTCCTCGGCGTTGATGCGGAACTGCAGGGCGAAGCCGCGATACTGGATGTCTTCCTGCTTGACCGAGAGCGGCAGGCCCGAAGCGATACGGATCTGCTCGCGGACGATGTCGATACCGGTGATTTCCTCGGTGATGGTGTGCTCCACCTGTACCCGGGTGTTCATCTCCATGAAGTACACCTCGCCTTCAGCGAGCAAGAACTCCACGGTGCCGGCGTTCTCGTAACCCACCGCCTTGGCAGCACGTACCGCCAGGTCGCCGATATAGGCCCGTTGCTCGGGCGTGAGTTGCGGGCTCGGGGCGATCTCGATGAGCTTCTGGTTACGCCGCTGGATCGAGCAGTCGCGCTCGAACAGATGCACAGTGTTGCCGAAGGAGTCGGCAAGGATTTGCGCCTCGATGTGCTTGGGCTCGACGATGCATTTCTCCAGAAACACGTCGGCCGAACCGAAGGCCTTGGTTGCCTCGGAAATGACGCGCGGATAGGCCTGGGCCAATTCCTCCCGGGAATTGCAGCGGCGAATACCGCGGCCGCCACCACCAGACGTCGCCTTGAGCATCACCGGATAGCCAATGCCGTCAGCCGCGGCCAGCGCTTCTTCGACATTCGCCACGTTGCCTTCGGTGCCTGGCGTGACCGGCACGCCAGCCTTGATCATGCTGCGCCGTGCCTCGGTCTTGTCGCCCATGCGGCGAATCACTTCGGCGCTCGGGCCGACGAAGCGAATGCCACGCTCGGCGCAGATTTCCGCCAGCTCGGCATTTTCAGAGAGGAAGCCGTAGCCCGGATGCAGGGCGTCGCAGCCGGTTTCCACAGCTAAATTGACCAGCTTTCGCGGGTTCAGATAGCCGGCCAACGGGTCGTCGCCAATAAAGTGCGCCTCGTCGGCGCGCTTGACGTGCAATGCGTGGCGGTCGGGCTCGGCGAAAACCGCCACCGAGCGCACGCCCATTTCGGCGCAGGCCCGCACGATGCGGACGGCAATTTCACCGCGGTTGGCGATCAGCAGCTTCTTGATCACGCTGTCAGTCCCTCGGTCGATGAGCAGGTGACCCGTATGCGGGTCATGA
Encoded here:
- a CDS encoding PLP-dependent aminotransferase family protein, producing the protein MTSKPPLPLDPAGFHLDPRKGLARQLYHALRERILDGRMASRMRLPASRELAETLGVSRNTVVRAYDQLYAEGYVEGRIGDGTYVAELGSGVPASTPPVLQARAPEWLQARLQAYGPGAPPAGPPRAFRLGLPALDLFPFDIWSRLQAQFWRASSLDQLGYGDPAGDPRLREMVAAYLRNGRGLRCSPEQVVITSGAQQAISLCTQLLLQAGDSVAVENPCYRAAAQTFAVAGACLRGVAVDEDGLDTRQLAALHDCRLVYVTPSHQYPSGVTLSLARRLELLDWAEREDAWIIEDDYDGEYRYSGAPLAPLAPLASLDRQGRVLYVGTFSKVLFPALRLGYLVVPPALVEPLAQLRTLAMRHSEVGTQAVLAEFIARGHFQRHIRRMRQAARSRRDALLRNWPAKEAGVMLPPIHSGLHVCVPLPSLARERELLDKTAAIGIELSALSDYCLPPGPVRAGLVLGFAGIDELQIGHALENLRRAWR
- the oadA gene encoding sodium-extruding oxaloacetate decarboxylase subunit alpha, whose protein sequence is MTAQKKITVTDTILRDAHQSLLATRMRTEDMLPICDKLDRVGYWSLEVWGGATFDACVRFLKEDPWERLRQLKAALPNTRLQMLLRGQNLLGYRHYADDVVEAFCAKAAENGIDVFRIFDAMNDVRNLETAIRAVKKTGKHAQGTIAYTTSPVHTVELFVEQGRAMRDMGVDSIAIKDMAGLLTPFATGDLVRALKAEIDLPVFIHSHDTAGVASMCQLKAIENGADHIDTAISSMAWGTSHPGTESMVAALRGTPYDTGLDLELIQEIGLYFYAVRKKYHQFESDFTGVDTRVQVNQVPGGMISNLANQLKEQGALNRMDEVLAEIPRVRKDLGYPPLVTPTSQIVGTQAFFNVLAGERYKTITNEVKLYLQGGYGKAPGTIDAKLQRQAIGGEELIEVRPADLIKPELDKLRREIGALATSEEDVLTYAMFPDIGRKFFEEREAGTLVPETLLPIPDGSTATAAGGQGVPTEFVIDVHGETYRVDITGVGVKGEGKRHFFLSIDGMPEEVVFEPLNNFVGGSSGSQRKQASGPGDVSTSMPGNVVDVLVKEGDVVKAGQAVLISEAMKMETEIQAPMGGTVKAVHVAKGDRVNPGDVLIEIEG
- a CDS encoding DUF3240 family protein, whose protein sequence is MNAHNRTLLTVICEAALEHKLVGDLKTLGAPGWTLSDARGSGSRGVRSAGWDTDGNIRVEVICSREIAERIAEHLQARYYEHFAMVCYLSEVEVLRPEKF
- a CDS encoding FMN-binding negative transcriptional regulator; translation: MYSPTSFRVVDLAQLHDLIDQSPLATLVTAGEQGLLASHLPVLLERHAENRGTLHGHFARANPQWRDLAQGAEVLAVFNGASAYVSPGYYPSKARDHKAVPTWNYVAVHAWGTAEMFDEPSRLRELVAKLSDHHERDQPHPWSLDDAPADYLDAMLRAIVGFSLPIERIEGKWKLSQNQPSDNRTGVRDALAASPLTSANQVAQLMNNAR
- the glsB gene encoding glutaminase B, with product MQNLLSEILDEVRPLLGRGKVADYIPALADVPADQLGIAVCSADGELYQAGDATTPFSIQSISKVFSLVQAIQHGGETLWERLGHEPSGQPFNSLVQLEFERGRPRNPFINAGALVICDINQSRFAVPALSMRDLVRHLSGNPLIVSDSRVAESEYQHRARNAAMAYLMQSFGNFHNDVEAVLRSYFHHCALRMNCVDLARAFAFLARDGVCPQSDEVVLSPRQSKQVNAIMATSGLYDEAGNFAYRVGLPGKSGVGGGIVAVVPGRFTVCVWSPELNAAGNSLIGMAALEALSQRIGWSIF
- a CDS encoding acetyl-CoA carboxylase biotin carboxylase subunit — encoded protein: MIKKLLIANRGEIAVRIVRACAEMGVRSVAVFAEPDRHALHVKRADEAHFIGDDPLAGYLNPRKLVNLAVETGCDALHPGYGFLSENAELAEICAERGIRFVGPSAEVIRRMGDKTEARRSMIKAGVPVTPGTEGNVANVEEALAAADGIGYPVMLKATSGGGGRGIRRCNSREELAQAYPRVISEATKAFGSADVFLEKCIVEPKHIEAQILADSFGNTVHLFERDCSIQRRNQKLIEIAPSPQLTPEQRAYIGDLAVRAAKAVGYENAGTVEFLLAEGEVYFMEMNTRVQVEHTITEEITGIDIVREQIRIASGLPLSVKQEDIQYRGFALQFRINAEEPRNNFLPCFGKITRYYAPGGPGVRTDTAIYTGYTIPPYYDSMCLKLIVWALTWEEALARGSRALDDMRVQGVKTTATYYQQILANPDFRSGQFNTSFVDNHPELLNYSIKRKPGELALAIAAAIAAHAGL
- a CDS encoding sodium-dependent bicarbonate transport family permease, encoding MGIDPVVLFFVFGLFAGLVKSELKLPPALYETLSIVLLLAIGLHGGVELAEQASAALLGQSLLVLALGVLLPILAFVLLRGLRFDRVNAAAVAAHYGSVSAGTFAVVVAYLAAREIFFESYMPLFVAILEIPAILVGILLAKGVSRDTDWKELGREIFLGKSIMLLLGGLLIGAIAGKEAIKPLEPLYTSMFKPVLAFFLLEMGLIASGQLGSLKRYGIKLAAFALIMPLIGALIGAMLARFMGLSLGGTAMLATLAASASYIAVPAAMRLAVPEANPSLSLTASLGITFPFNILIGIPLYLAFAERLIAWGF